One genomic region from Streptomyces sp. NBC_00582 encodes:
- a CDS encoding Rieske (2Fe-2S) protein, with product MSTTPRRHPRIRQSRVLWLLDRLEREPRADAVIDALRKGVRALPLGEGRDFLHGRWLGHPLHPLMVQLPIGSWLSAAVLDLYPGRSREAGLLVGVGLASAAPAALAGWVDWADLHRQQQRVGLVHALANSAAVGLYAASLTSRVKGRGAAGRAYGFLGLSAVALGGMLGGHLAYRQASGANHAEEVPHVVTEGWHRIGAVAEFPVDRPVRRSVDDVPVLVLRETGGAIHTLAERCSHLAGPLSEGTVSDGCVQCPWHGSVFRLSDGWNVRGPATAPQPAFDTRITDGHVEIRLRRQDRDGQVPDEAEAGQRRTETGSYEHGS from the coding sequence ATGAGTACTACGCCACGCCGCCACCCCCGGATCCGGCAGAGCCGCGTCCTGTGGCTGTTGGACCGCCTGGAGCGGGAGCCCAGGGCCGACGCGGTCATCGACGCGCTCCGCAAGGGGGTACGGGCCTTGCCGCTCGGCGAGGGCCGGGACTTCCTGCACGGCAGGTGGCTCGGGCACCCGCTGCATCCGCTGATGGTGCAGCTGCCGATCGGCAGCTGGCTGTCGGCGGCGGTACTGGACCTGTATCCCGGCCGCTCCCGCGAGGCGGGCCTCCTCGTCGGCGTCGGCCTGGCCTCCGCCGCCCCCGCGGCCCTGGCGGGCTGGGTCGACTGGGCGGATCTGCACCGCCAGCAGCAGCGCGTCGGCCTCGTGCACGCCCTCGCGAACTCGGCGGCTGTCGGCCTGTACGCCGCCTCGCTCACCTCCCGCGTCAAGGGACGCGGCGCAGCGGGCCGGGCCTACGGCTTCCTGGGGCTGTCGGCGGTCGCGCTCGGCGGCATGCTGGGCGGCCACCTTGCCTACCGCCAGGCATCCGGCGCGAACCACGCCGAAGAGGTCCCGCATGTCGTCACCGAGGGCTGGCACCGGATCGGAGCCGTGGCCGAGTTCCCGGTCGACCGGCCGGTGCGGCGCAGCGTGGACGACGTTCCGGTCCTGGTCCTCCGGGAGACGGGAGGGGCGATCCATACCCTGGCCGAGCGGTGCAGCCATCTCGCCGGGCCACTGTCCGAGGGCACGGTCAGTGACGGATGCGTCCAGTGCCCGTGGCACGGGAGCGTCTTCCGGCTCTCGGACGGCTGGAACGTCCGCGGCCCGGCCACCGCGCCCCAGCCGGCGTTCGACACGCGGATCACCGACGGCCATGTCGAGATACGCCTGCGCCGACAGGACCGGGACGGGCAGGTGCCGGACGAGGCCGAAGCGGGGCAGCGACGCACGGAAACGGGATCGTATGAACACGGCAGCTGA
- a CDS encoding DUF1360 domain-containing protein: protein MNTAADHRLARRLHGLLQRTGRQYAAGHDRPLGGYLAAMAGFTAYTTAWATAARLRGRPLPDRPEPWDLVLTSVATFRLSRLLTKASVTSPLRAPFTRYVAPQGPAELHEEARPEDAKHTVGELATCPFCMSVWVVCTLTAGQLLWPRATRTAMGALAALAGADTLQLAYSTLEKTADE, encoded by the coding sequence ATGAACACGGCAGCTGACCACCGCCTCGCACGACGCCTGCACGGGCTGCTGCAGCGGACCGGAAGGCAGTACGCGGCCGGGCACGACCGGCCGCTGGGCGGCTACCTCGCAGCCATGGCGGGCTTCACCGCGTATACGACGGCCTGGGCCACCGCCGCTCGGCTTCGCGGACGGCCGTTGCCCGACCGGCCCGAGCCGTGGGACCTGGTCCTGACCTCGGTCGCCACCTTCCGGCTCAGTCGGCTGCTGACCAAGGCGTCGGTCACCAGCCCGCTGCGCGCCCCCTTCACCAGGTACGTAGCCCCGCAGGGCCCGGCCGAACTGCACGAGGAGGCACGGCCCGAGGACGCCAAGCACACCGTCGGAGAACTCGCCACCTGCCCCTTCTGCATGAGCGTCTGGGTGGTCTGCACCCTGACCGCCGGCCAGCTTCTCTGGCCGCGTGCGACACGCACCGCCATGGGTGCGCTCGCCGCTCTGGCCGGTGCGGACACGCTTCAACTGGCGTACAGCACGCTGGAGAAGACAGCCGACGAGTGA
- a CDS encoding YqjF family protein — protein MVAYEAEQRVVLPALRAGWMTQTFVHWPFRPDAVQALLPEELVVDEYDGAAWVGLTPFVMTDVRPHGVPAGLPGLPTFPETNLRTYVRYRDGRDGLWFLSIEVAFPPMLAARAIGAPYSPGSLSVSTDGDTFSYSGSRWRRDASYRLHVRRGDPIEPTERDVWLTSRWRAYTRRLGMLWETPVEHEPWPLAHATVDVLKETLTTAAGLGEAPLGEPLVHFSEGVRQVRIGLTMPCAPWRVRQPA, from the coding sequence GTGGTGGCATACGAAGCGGAGCAGCGGGTGGTCCTGCCCGCATTGCGGGCCGGCTGGATGACGCAGACGTTCGTCCACTGGCCCTTCCGGCCGGATGCGGTACAGGCGCTCCTGCCCGAGGAACTGGTGGTGGACGAGTATGACGGCGCCGCATGGGTGGGACTGACGCCCTTCGTCATGACCGACGTACGCCCGCACGGCGTCCCCGCCGGGCTGCCCGGCCTCCCGACGTTCCCGGAGACCAACCTGCGGACCTACGTCCGGTACCGTGACGGGCGCGACGGACTGTGGTTCCTGTCCATCGAGGTGGCCTTCCCCCCGATGCTGGCGGCCCGCGCCATCGGTGCGCCGTACAGCCCGGGCAGCCTCAGCGTCTCCACGGACGGGGACACCTTCTCGTACTCCGGCTCGCGATGGAGGCGCGACGCCTCCTACCGCCTGCACGTCCGGCGCGGCGACCCGATCGAGCCGACGGAGCGCGACGTGTGGCTGACCTCGCGCTGGCGGGCGTACACCCGCCGGCTCGGCATGCTCTGGGAGACGCCCGTCGAGCACGAGCCGTGGCCGCTGGCCCACGCCACCGTCGACGTGCTGAAGGAGACACTGACCACCGCCGCGGGCCTCGGTGAGGCGCCGCTCGGCGAGCCCTTGGTGCACTTCTCGGAAGGCGTCAGGCAGGTACGGATCGGGCTCACCATGCCCTGCGCCCCATGGCGTGTCCGTCAGCCTGCCTGA
- a CDS encoding ANTAR domain-containing protein: MGFAHNGRPEPTGVRQPQEPDDLAATIVDLQRDNDQLQTAVTSHAVIDQAVGVVIALGGLRPQQGFCVLTEVSQHTNIKLREIAALLVDWVSGQQLPDDVQRALNAALKRARDDSSDCGR; encoded by the coding sequence ATGGGTTTCGCGCACAACGGCCGTCCTGAGCCGACGGGAGTGCGCCAGCCGCAGGAGCCGGACGATCTGGCCGCCACGATCGTCGACCTGCAGCGGGACAACGACCAGCTGCAGACGGCCGTCACCTCACACGCCGTGATCGATCAGGCAGTCGGCGTCGTCATCGCCCTCGGCGGACTGCGTCCTCAGCAGGGCTTCTGTGTCCTCACAGAGGTCTCCCAGCACACCAACATCAAACTGCGTGAGATCGCCGCTCTCCTCGTCGACTGGGTGAGCGGTCAGCAACTGCCCGACGACGTCCAGCGAGCCCTCAACGCCGCACTGAAGAGGGCACGGGATGACTCTTCGGACTGCGGCCGCTGA
- a CDS encoding hemerythrin domain-containing protein: MSELRTPQAGDDRAKDNDVVALLMRQHGDIRNLFDEVEQSEGEERRDAFRRLVRLLAVHETAEEEVVHPFARRALPGGEQVVEDRLAEERAAKDTLAALDEMDTDDPKFMPQLMKLRTEVQEHARAEERYEFTHIRRSTDVTNLAAMAKAVKAAEAMAPTRPHPGVESGAANVTLGPVAALMDRTKDAVRKAMGNG; encoded by the coding sequence ATGTCCGAACTGCGCACCCCCCAGGCCGGCGACGACCGGGCCAAGGACAACGACGTCGTCGCACTCCTGATGCGCCAGCACGGCGACATCCGCAACCTGTTCGACGAGGTCGAGCAGAGCGAGGGCGAGGAACGCCGCGACGCCTTCCGGCGTCTGGTGCGGCTGCTCGCCGTGCACGAGACGGCCGAGGAGGAGGTCGTCCACCCCTTTGCCCGGCGCGCCCTGCCGGGCGGTGAGCAGGTCGTCGAGGACCGCCTCGCCGAGGAACGGGCGGCCAAGGACACCCTCGCCGCCCTGGACGAGATGGACACCGACGACCCGAAGTTCATGCCGCAGCTGATGAAACTGCGCACCGAGGTGCAGGAACACGCACGCGCCGAGGAGCGCTACGAGTTCACACACATCCGCCGCAGCACGGACGTCACCAACCTCGCCGCCATGGCCAAGGCCGTGAAGGCCGCCGAGGCCATGGCCCCGACGCGCCCCCACCCCGGCGTCGAGTCCGGTGCCGCCAACGTGACCCTCGGCCCCGTCGCCGCCCTCATGGACCGCACCAAGGACGCCGTCCGCAAGGCCATGGGCAACGGCTGA